The Providencia rettgeri genome includes a window with the following:
- a CDS encoding Protein of uncharacterised function (DUF2474): MSSEEKLPQNKVTTDNVATSPWWKKLGWMAIIWFGSVLALFAFSSVFKLMMTAAGMKVK, encoded by the coding sequence ATGTCTTCAGAGGAAAAATTACCCCAGAACAAGGTTACCACTGATAACGTGGCAACCTCCCCTTGGTGGAAAAAACTCGGTTGGATGGCCATTATCTGGTTCGGAAGTGTATTGGCGCTATTTGCCTTCTCTTCCGTGTTTAAATTGATGATGACCGCAGCCGGAATGAAAGTGAAGTAA
- the rutR gene encoding Rut operon repressor, whose translation MSSTLTAKTPKGRRRHQALITAATEIFLQYGFEGATLDMIIERAGGSRTTLYKNFGDKEGLFAAVIASMIDDIFQEPNEKTPSLNTIESILSFYGSRFLLNVLKPESIGLYRLILGEYNRFPEITHAFFEQGPVKSYRLLTQKLALLPDVKVNETTLLSISSRYLEMLKADVFITTFCVADFKPSDEFIQQQIAMSVDIIASYIRKISKTTID comes from the coding sequence ATGAGTAGCACGCTTACAGCTAAAACCCCAAAAGGCCGACGTCGTCATCAGGCTTTGATCACTGCCGCAACTGAAATTTTTCTGCAATATGGGTTTGAAGGTGCAACTCTGGATATGATTATTGAACGTGCTGGAGGCTCTCGAACGACTTTATATAAAAATTTTGGTGATAAAGAAGGGTTATTTGCCGCTGTTATTGCATCTATGATTGATGATATTTTTCAAGAACCTAACGAAAAAACACCCTCACTAAATACGATTGAGTCCATACTTTCTTTTTATGGTTCTCGATTTTTATTGAATGTTCTTAAACCTGAATCTATCGGGTTATACCGGTTAATTTTAGGTGAATACAACCGTTTCCCTGAAATAACCCATGCATTTTTTGAGCAAGGCCCTGTAAAAAGCTATCGCTTGTTAACACAGAAATTGGCTTTACTTCCTGATGTTAAAGTAAATGAAACAACATTATTAAGTATTTCTTCACGCTACCTAGAAATGCTAAAAGCGGATGTGTTTATCACCACTTTTTGTGTTGCCGATTTCAAACCCAGCGATGAATTTATTCAACAGCAAATTGCTATGTCCGTCGATATCATCGCCAGTTATATCCGTAAAATCAGTAAAACCACAATCGACTAA
- the zinT gene encoding Cadmium-induced protein ZinT has protein sequence MYKMAILKTSLYVALALTSYTAAAHGSHSHSHPQSEKALQASKGIFEDADVKDRSLSDWQGIWESVNPLLLNGKLDEVLESKAKKNKDKTVEEYREYYKKGYATDVDSIGIENDVIEFTQNGAVSSCKYDYAGYKILHYTSGKKGVRYLFECKDANSKAPKFIQFSDHIIEPQASGHFHLYMGNESQEKLLSQLENWPTYYPYTLTDEQIVHEMLYH, from the coding sequence GTGTACAAAATGGCAATTTTAAAAACCAGTCTTTATGTCGCATTAGCTCTCACTAGCTATACAGCAGCTGCTCATGGCTCACATAGTCACTCTCATCCACAATCAGAGAAAGCACTCCAAGCTTCAAAAGGGATTTTTGAAGATGCTGACGTCAAAGATAGGTCTCTTAGCGATTGGCAAGGCATCTGGGAATCGGTTAATCCATTACTATTAAATGGAAAGCTCGATGAAGTTTTAGAAAGTAAAGCAAAGAAAAATAAAGATAAAACGGTTGAAGAGTATCGTGAATATTATAAAAAAGGCTATGCCACCGATGTTGACAGCATTGGAATTGAAAATGATGTTATTGAGTTTACCCAAAACGGTGCCGTAAGCAGCTGTAAATATGACTACGCCGGTTACAAAATTCTTCATTACACTTCAGGGAAAAAAGGCGTCCGTTACTTGTTTGAATGCAAAGATGCTAACTCAAAAGCGCCCAAATTTATCCAGTTTAGTGACCATATTATTGAGCCACAGGCCTCGGGGCATTTCCACCTGTATATGGGAAACGAATCTCAGGAAAAATTATTAAGCCAACTAGAAAATTGGCCAACCTATTACCCATATACCCTCACAGATGAGCAAATCGTACATGAAATGCTCTACCACTAA
- the yjjB gene encoding Uncharacterized conserved protein, which produces MYVRQVLTSHQMNPLINFCITAFVATTVSGLLLKIPYLAVTETISMAASVLLLVPGFPLINAVADMFKGHVNTGLARWTMASLLTLATCIGVVLAMTIWGFKRMGIEFLFSLCEKMLLAAIPAVGFAMVFNVPVRALKYCALLGAIGYGFRMILMTLGLQIEWASFLAAILIGIIGIQWSRWWLAHPKVFTVAAVIPMFPGISAYIAMISVVKISQFGYDPELVEVLVTNFLKASFIVGALSIGISLPGLWLYRKRPSV; this is translated from the coding sequence ATGTATGTGCGACAAGTGTTAACTTCTCATCAAATGAACCCATTGATTAATTTTTGTATCACGGCGTTTGTTGCGACAACGGTCTCTGGATTATTACTGAAAATACCGTATTTAGCAGTCACTGAAACGATTTCTATGGCTGCCAGCGTATTGCTTTTAGTTCCGGGCTTCCCATTAATTAATGCAGTCGCTGATATGTTTAAAGGGCATGTTAATACAGGTTTAGCGCGTTGGACAATGGCGAGTCTCCTTACTTTAGCTACCTGTATTGGGGTTGTATTAGCAATGACAATCTGGGGGTTTAAAAGAATGGGCATAGAATTTCTGTTCTCCTTATGTGAGAAAATGCTACTAGCGGCTATACCAGCAGTCGGGTTTGCTATGGTATTTAATGTGCCTGTTAGGGCATTGAAATATTGCGCTTTATTAGGTGCTATTGGCTATGGCTTTAGAATGATATTGATGACACTAGGGCTGCAAATCGAGTGGGCGAGTTTTCTTGCAGCAATTTTAATCGGTATTATCGGTATTCAGTGGTCGCGCTGGTGGTTAGCTCATCCTAAAGTGTTTACTGTTGCTGCCGTGATCCCAATGTTTCCAGGTATTAGTGCCTATATTGCAATGATTTCAGTCGTTAAAATATCGCAATTTGGCTATGATCCTGAATTAGTTGAGGTTCTAGTGACTAATTTCTTAAAAGCGTCTTTCATTGTTGGAGCCTTGTCTATTGGTATTTCTTTACCTGGTTTATGGTTATATCGCAAAAGACCAAGCGTGTAA
- the mviM gene encoding Virulence factor mviM homolog, giving the protein MVGAFSPNQSKAKLVCDSYRMPLFSSINALAHQCDAIFVHSATKSHFEVIKLLLEADVHVYVDKPLTELIEQSEQLIQLAARRQKMLMVGFNRRFSPFYLAIKQDIKNIASIRMDKHRMDSVGPNDFRFTLLDDYLHVIDTIMWIAQSNAKLISGSIHKTNTDELFYAEHHMQAGQCWLTTSMHRKAGSQQEQLVVIAEDSIYQITNMNHWWSENAVGISEKKPANWDSILVQRGFDGAIRHFIDSVSNQTQPLISGEEGLKAQRMVEKMISTMNKVSG; this is encoded by the coding sequence TTGGTTGGTGCTTTTTCTCCAAATCAATCAAAGGCAAAATTGGTGTGTGATAGTTATCGAATGCCCCTGTTTAGCAGTATTAACGCACTAGCACATCAATGTGATGCTATTTTTGTTCACAGTGCGACCAAAAGCCATTTTGAGGTAATCAAGCTGCTATTAGAGGCTGACGTTCATGTCTATGTTGATAAGCCATTGACTGAGTTAATTGAACAATCGGAGCAATTAATTCAGTTAGCAGCGCGACGTCAAAAAATGTTAATGGTTGGATTTAACCGCCGTTTCTCGCCGTTTTATTTGGCAATTAAACAAGATATTAAAAATATAGCGTCTATTCGTATGGATAAACACCGTATGGATAGCGTAGGGCCGAATGACTTCAGGTTTACGTTATTAGATGATTATTTGCATGTCATTGATACTATAATGTGGATTGCACAAAGTAATGCAAAACTGATCAGTGGTAGCATTCACAAAACAAATACTGATGAATTGTTTTATGCCGAGCACCATATGCAAGCTGGCCAATGTTGGCTAACAACATCGATGCATCGCAAAGCCGGAAGCCAACAAGAGCAACTTGTTGTCATTGCTGAGGACAGTATTTATCAAATAACCAATATGAACCATTGGTGGAGCGAAAATGCCGTTGGGATCAGCGAGAAAAAGCCAGCTAATTGGGACTCCATTTTGGTTCAACGCGGTTTTGATGGTGCAATTCGGCATTTTATTGATTCTGTTTCAAACCAAACTCAACCTTTGATCAGTGGAGAAGAGGGCTTGAAGGCTCAAAGAATGGTTGAAAAAATGATCTCTACAATGAATAAAGTCAGTGGTTAA
- the yjjP gene encoding Inner membrane protein YjjP, protein MAEHALNEQKIDQNDPVDQQREVTRLCIECGLLLLQHGAESMLVEQLTTRLGIALGANQVDSAISSNSLVLTTIIDGRCLTSTRRIIDRGINMHVVTEVQHAVILVEHHLLDRKQLHKKLSSIKPLRYPRWLMVLMVALSCACFSKLNGGGMGKCINYIFSQWLCNVCATSVNFSSNEPID, encoded by the coding sequence ATGGCAGAGCATGCATTGAATGAACAAAAAATAGACCAAAATGATCCTGTTGATCAGCAACGTGAGGTAACTCGGCTATGTATTGAGTGTGGCTTATTGTTATTGCAACATGGCGCTGAAAGTATGCTCGTTGAACAATTGACAACCCGTTTGGGCATTGCACTTGGAGCAAATCAAGTTGATAGTGCAATCTCATCTAACTCATTAGTTTTAACCACCATAATTGATGGCCGCTGCCTAACGTCAACACGGCGTATTATTGACCGTGGTATTAATATGCATGTTGTCACCGAAGTCCAGCATGCGGTCATTCTCGTCGAACATCATTTACTAGACCGAAAACAATTACACAAGAAATTATCATCGATTAAACCGTTGCGATATCCTCGATGGTTAATGGTTTTGATGGTGGCTTTATCTTGTGCTTGTTTCAGCAAGTTGAATGGAGGGGGGATGGGAAAGTGCATTAATTACATTTTTAGCCAGTGGCTGTGCAATGTATGTGCGACAAGTGTTAACTTCTCATCAAATGAACCCATTGATTAA
- a CDS encoding Uncharacterized distant relative of cell wall-associated hydrolases produces MKFYCCLLFLFCFSLSGCSTQFKSDEETNRLKFNIQHANTVPIEDSVEPLAVSDMLPGDILLSSATGLNSWGIRLFSISGVSHASIYLGLGEVAESVGSGVRIITLDQAVKDSNNMVVLRQAGLTSLHAEKLREFSVQNNGNKYNYKGIVMIAPWMITKRVCELPLIGETIRNFCLKTLAKVQLGDDVDQANGFFCSQFVLDAYKYAGIPLFEGNSSWITPADILHMRTGDVPTFMPTQRLAYVGHLKSWSFSSAIRRK; encoded by the coding sequence ATGAAATTTTATTGTTGCCTACTATTTTTATTTTGTTTTTCTCTTTCAGGGTGTTCTACTCAATTTAAATCAGATGAAGAAACTAATCGCTTAAAATTTAATATTCAACACGCAAATACGGTTCCTATTGAGGATTCCGTTGAACCGTTGGCAGTTTCTGATATGTTGCCCGGAGATATTCTTTTATCGTCTGCTACAGGGTTAAATTCATGGGGAATTCGGTTATTTAGTATTAGCGGAGTAAGCCATGCATCTATTTATCTAGGCTTGGGCGAAGTTGCTGAATCTGTGGGAAGTGGCGTTAGGATCATTACCTTAGACCAAGCAGTGAAAGATTCTAATAACATGGTGGTATTGAGACAAGCAGGCTTAACATCATTACATGCAGAAAAATTACGCGAATTTTCAGTTCAAAATAATGGAAACAAGTATAACTATAAAGGCATTGTGATGATTGCTCCTTGGATGATCACTAAAAGAGTATGTGAACTTCCGTTAATTGGTGAAACGATACGTAATTTTTGCTTAAAAACCTTAGCTAAAGTTCAGTTAGGCGATGATGTGGACCAAGCTAATGGTTTCTTTTGTTCGCAGTTTGTCCTAGATGCTTATAAGTATGCGGGTATTCCCTTATTTGAAGGTAATTCATCGTGGATAACACCTGCGGATATATTGCATATGCGAACCGGTGATGTGCCGACTTTCATGCCCACTCAACGCCTAGCATATGTTGGGCATTTGAAATCATGGAGTTTTAGTAGTGCAATACGCAGAAAATAA
- the gstB_1 gene encoding Glutathione S-transferase GstB: MLKILGRTSSINVRKVLWTAHELDLKFIHEDHWGNHENLIQVDFLKLNPNALIPVLVHEQGSLWESNTICRYLVAKSQRTDLLPEEPLARAEIEKWMDWQISELNPAWRAAFMALVRQDSFFLQQPEIVEKSIHLWNEKMQIIESVLSKNQPQKNHQNYLYGNHFSLADIVITLSIQRWLLTPIKRPNTPFLLDYYKKMINRPAALKCINQQTA, from the coding sequence ATGTTAAAAATATTAGGCCGCACTTCGTCAATTAATGTCCGAAAAGTATTATGGACTGCACATGAGCTTGATCTTAAATTTATTCATGAAGATCACTGGGGAAATCATGAGAATTTAATTCAAGTCGATTTTTTAAAATTAAACCCCAATGCGCTTATTCCAGTCCTTGTTCATGAACAAGGCTCATTATGGGAGAGCAACACAATTTGTCGGTATCTAGTGGCAAAATCCCAACGGACGGATTTATTACCCGAAGAGCCACTTGCTAGGGCTGAAATAGAAAAATGGATGGATTGGCAAATCTCAGAGCTCAACCCAGCATGGCGAGCTGCATTTATGGCACTAGTAAGACAGGATTCTTTTTTTCTACAACAACCTGAAATCGTGGAAAAAAGCATCCATTTATGGAATGAAAAAATGCAAATAATTGAATCTGTGTTATCAAAAAATCAGCCCCAAAAAAATCATCAGAACTATCTCTATGGAAACCATTTTTCTCTAGCGGATATCGTTATCACATTATCAATCCAACGTTGGCTATTAACCCCGATAAAACGCCCTAACACACCATTTTTACTTGACTATTATAAAAAAATGATAAATCGCCCTGCAGCATTAAAATGTATAAACCAACAGACCGCATAA
- the endA gene encoding Endonuclease-1 precursor — translation MLEEKLTHSFQFFEYILISGVILKQFSLSKYYQFVFSILLFIFSAFSFSAPSSFTEAKALSKTQVYADQNHQGEGTIYCGCQWEWAGKSGGKVDLASCGYQVRKQQNRAERIEWEHIVPAWVFGHQRQCWQQGGRKNCVSSDPIFGQMEADLHNLAPSIGEVNGDRSNFSFGQLPANTPYPYGMCRSRVDFKQKVFEPRDEAKGQVARVYFYMHDRYNLSMSRQQQQLLMAWDNKYPPTPWETQRDNRVAKVMGHHNPFVTGEKKWSLNHKNSADGVNISPVLPLNQPQVIESKPIVPNTVEIKGNRNSKKYHFSHCASFNTIADKNAVIFTDEQSAKAAGFELAGNCKIR, via the coding sequence GTGTTAGAGGAAAAACTAACACATTCATTTCAATTCTTCGAATATATTCTTATTAGTGGTGTTATTTTGAAACAATTTAGCTTGTCCAAATATTATCAATTCGTTTTTTCGATTCTATTATTTATTTTTTCTGCTTTTTCATTTTCTGCACCAAGTTCATTTACTGAAGCCAAAGCACTGAGTAAAACTCAGGTTTATGCAGATCAAAATCACCAAGGTGAGGGAACAATATACTGTGGGTGCCAGTGGGAATGGGCAGGAAAAAGCGGAGGAAAAGTCGATTTAGCCTCTTGTGGTTATCAAGTGCGTAAACAACAGAACCGAGCCGAACGCATTGAATGGGAACATATTGTTCCTGCATGGGTGTTTGGTCATCAAAGACAATGTTGGCAACAAGGTGGGCGAAAAAACTGTGTGTCTAGTGACCCTATTTTTGGCCAAATGGAAGCCGATCTGCATAACTTAGCGCCTTCTATTGGTGAGGTGAATGGTGATAGAAGCAATTTTAGTTTTGGGCAATTACCCGCTAATACGCCATATCCATACGGAATGTGCCGCAGTCGAGTTGATTTTAAACAAAAAGTCTTTGAACCAAGAGATGAGGCCAAAGGGCAAGTAGCCCGAGTATATTTCTATATGCATGACCGCTATAACTTATCTATGTCACGTCAACAACAACAGTTACTGATGGCTTGGGATAATAAATATCCTCCAACCCCTTGGGAAACCCAGCGTGATAATCGAGTCGCTAAGGTGATGGGCCATCATAACCCATTTGTGACAGGGGAGAAAAAATGGAGTTTAAATCATAAAAATAGCGCAGATGGTGTTAATATTTCACCAGTTTTACCTTTAAATCAGCCTCAAGTAATAGAAAGTAAACCTATTGTGCCAAATACGGTTGAAATTAAAGGTAATCGTAATTCTAAAAAATATCATTTTTCACATTGTGCTAGCTTCAATACCATCGCTGATAAAAATGCCGTCATCTTCACTGACGAACAATCGGCTAAAGCCGCAGGTTTTGAGTTAGCGGGAAATTGTAAAATACGCTAA
- the appB gene encoding Cytochrome bd-II oxidase subunit 2 yields MGIDLPLIWFVIIVFSMLMYIVMDGFDLGIGILYPALKDSQDRDLMMNSVAPVWDGNETWLVLGGAALFGAFPLAYAIVLDALSIPLTFMLLALIFRGVAFEFRFRADESHRRHWDHAFIWGSIFATFVQGVVVGAFIQGFHVENRVYMGGYFDWFAPFPLFCGFGLVVAYALLACGWLIMKTEGHLRSTMYRVLRPLTLLMLAVITVISLWTPMLNEAVFERWFSLPNLFFFLPVPLLVLGCTWLILKSAKRQRFDSVPFLAALMLIFLGFTGLGISIWPTLIPPAVSFRDASGPSESLGFMLVGALFIIPVILVYTYWSYYVFRGKITPEQGYH; encoded by the coding sequence ATGGGCATTGATTTACCTCTCATTTGGTTTGTCATCATCGTATTTAGTATGTTGATGTATATTGTCATGGATGGGTTCGATTTAGGCATTGGGATCCTTTACCCTGCGCTGAAAGACAGCCAAGACCGTGATCTGATGATGAACAGCGTTGCCCCAGTGTGGGATGGCAATGAAACTTGGTTGGTTTTAGGTGGAGCCGCTTTATTTGGTGCTTTTCCTCTCGCTTATGCGATTGTCCTTGATGCCCTGTCAATTCCATTAACTTTCATGTTATTGGCCTTGATTTTCCGTGGTGTTGCCTTTGAGTTTCGCTTTAGAGCGGATGAATCACACCGCCGCCATTGGGATCACGCCTTTATTTGGGGTTCAATTTTTGCCACCTTTGTTCAAGGAGTGGTCGTTGGTGCCTTTATCCAAGGCTTCCATGTAGAAAACCGTGTTTACATGGGGGGTTATTTCGATTGGTTCGCGCCTTTCCCACTATTTTGCGGATTTGGCCTTGTTGTGGCTTATGCACTATTAGCTTGTGGTTGGTTGATCATGAAAACTGAGGGCCACTTACGTAGCACGATGTATCGTGTTCTACGGCCATTAACATTACTGATGTTAGCGGTAATTACGGTGATCAGTCTCTGGACTCCGATGTTAAATGAGGCCGTTTTTGAGCGTTGGTTCTCTCTGCCAAACCTGTTCTTCTTTTTACCTGTTCCGTTACTGGTATTAGGCTGTACTTGGTTGATCCTAAAAAGTGCTAAGCGCCAACGATTCGATAGCGTGCCATTCTTAGCGGCTTTAATGTTGATTTTCCTTGGGTTTACTGGCCTAGGTATCAGTATCTGGCCAACGCTCATTCCACCCGCAGTCAGTTTCCGTGATGCCTCTGGCCCATCCGAAAGTTTAGGCTTTATGTTAGTCGGTGCGTTATTCATTATTCCTGTTATTTTGGTTTATACCTATTGGAGTTACTATGTCTTCAGAGGAAAAATTACCCCAGAACAAGGTTACCACTGA
- the ygeA gene encoding putative racemase, whose amino-acid sequence MKTIGLIGGMSWESTLLYYQQLNEGVKQQLGGLHSAKIVLYSVDFAEIEQYQSNGQWDLAAQCLADAGESLKLAGADFLVLCTNTMHKVAPLIESQTGLPLLHIADATGERITQSGIKTIGLLGTAFTMEQPFYKQRLIDKFNLDVLVPSAQDRKIIHNIIYNELCLGKINKESKKEYQRIMTSLVEKGAEGIILGCTEITLLVNQHDTTVNIFDTTAIHAQKTIEVALSA is encoded by the coding sequence ATGAAAACAATAGGCCTCATTGGCGGTATGAGCTGGGAATCTACATTACTATACTACCAACAACTTAATGAAGGAGTGAAACAGCAGTTAGGTGGCCTACATTCTGCTAAAATTGTTTTATATAGCGTCGATTTCGCTGAAATAGAACAGTATCAGTCCAATGGGCAATGGGATTTGGCAGCACAATGTTTAGCAGATGCAGGAGAGAGTTTAAAGCTTGCAGGCGCTGATTTTCTGGTTCTTTGCACCAATACTATGCATAAAGTAGCACCACTAATTGAATCTCAAACCGGTCTTCCATTATTACATATAGCTGATGCAACAGGTGAACGGATAACACAGTCAGGCATAAAAACAATTGGACTCTTAGGAACTGCGTTTACGATGGAGCAGCCCTTCTATAAACAAAGGTTGATTGATAAGTTTAATTTGGATGTTCTAGTACCTAGCGCCCAAGATAGAAAAATAATTCATAATATTATTTATAATGAACTATGCTTAGGAAAAATAAACAAAGAATCTAAAAAGGAATATCAACGTATAATGACATCTCTGGTAGAAAAAGGTGCTGAAGGTATCATTTTAGGATGCACTGAAATAACATTACTTGTTAATCAACATGATACTACAGTAAACATATTTGATACCACCGCCATTCATGCACAAAAAACAATTGAAGTTGCGCTATCTGCTTAA
- the viuB gene encoding Vibriobactin utilization protein ViuB — translation MATEQPVEKNIYRPAPPQLIQVKSITDISPSIRSITFTGERLNTYPTDCEGGHLKIFLAPDLISQPALPILSKEGRSWPEDKPRPFVRTYTVRAIRPEVSEIDIEFAMHDGTTGPAYLFARDAKPGNWMGITNPGGPDPLLPARQHYFMAGDSSSLPAIAALLEKMPANAQGKVVLRLDSPKDVRELKKPEQVDVIWICGDITKTAELISTFKSWDIPNNDCAFWIAGEDQIIRDLRRYIRREKGFGRDDIYAIPYWRYGYDEEGYHHERHAVMDNPDD, via the coding sequence GTGGCCACTGAACAACCCGTTGAAAAAAACATCTACCGCCCGGCTCCACCACAGCTCATTCAAGTCAAATCCATTACCGATATCAGCCCATCTATTCGCAGCATTACTTTCACCGGCGAAAGACTCAATACATACCCAACTGATTGTGAAGGTGGGCACCTGAAAATATTTTTAGCCCCTGATTTAATCAGCCAGCCCGCACTCCCTATCCTAAGTAAAGAAGGTCGTAGCTGGCCAGAAGACAAACCTCGTCCATTTGTTCGTACCTATACCGTCAGAGCCATCCGCCCTGAAGTTAGCGAGATAGATATTGAATTTGCTATGCATGATGGCACAACTGGCCCTGCATACCTATTTGCACGTGATGCAAAACCAGGAAATTGGATGGGGATTACCAATCCAGGTGGCCCAGACCCATTATTGCCTGCCAGACAACATTACTTCATGGCCGGTGATTCAAGTTCTCTACCCGCTATTGCCGCATTATTGGAAAAAATGCCAGCAAATGCCCAAGGTAAAGTCGTACTACGGTTAGATAGCCCAAAAGACGTGCGAGAACTGAAAAAACCTGAACAGGTTGACGTAATTTGGATCTGTGGTGATATCACCAAAACAGCTGAATTAATTAGCACGTTTAAGTCTTGGGACATTCCAAACAATGATTGCGCTTTTTGGATTGCGGGTGAAGACCAAATTATTCGTGATTTGCGTCGTTATATTCGTCGTGAAAAAGGTTTTGGTCGTGATGATATCTATGCAATTCCTTACTGGCGATATGGTTATGATGAGGAAGGTTATCACCATGAACGCCATGCCGTGATGGACAACCCTGACGACTAA
- the uspG_2 gene encoding Universal stress protein G, translating into MYKTILVPIDLTEDELTSKAVRHAVNLAKQSSAKIHLIHVLPISSAIINAYALGYMEIKDRATVKAEEDMKMLMDSIDLPHDDVSYTITFGSPRDEVINTAKDINADIIVIGSRRPNITTHLLGSTAAGIVRYAETSVLVVR; encoded by the coding sequence ATGTATAAAACGATTCTGGTCCCTATCGATTTAACGGAAGATGAATTAACCAGTAAAGCCGTTCGTCATGCTGTTAATCTTGCAAAGCAATCTAGTGCTAAAATTCATCTTATTCATGTTTTGCCAATTTCTTCAGCAATTATTAATGCGTATGCTTTAGGTTACATGGAAATAAAAGACCGTGCGACGGTGAAAGCGGAAGAAGACATGAAAATGTTAATGGATTCAATTGATTTACCTCATGATGACGTTAGTTATACTATAACGTTTGGTTCTCCACGAGATGAAGTGATTAATACAGCAAAAGACATTAATGCCGATATTATTGTCATTGGCTCTCGTCGCCCAAATATTACAACTCATCTTTTAGGGTCAACAGCGGCGGGTATAGTACGTTACGCTGAAACATCAGTGCTGGTTGTACGTTAA
- the uspG_1 gene encoding Universal stress protein G — protein MYQTILVPVDISEDVLTDNALKHAIYLAKISDAKIHLFHSVPDVSRFSMSYSYHYDLLSSFAKKALERSEEQLKEIIEKIDYPSDKISYKVEFGSPRDKVLSEAEAIDADLIVIGSRNPSISTHLLGSNASGIVSYAKISVLVVR, from the coding sequence ATGTATCAAACAATTTTGGTTCCCGTGGATATATCTGAAGATGTACTAACAGATAACGCATTAAAACATGCTATTTATTTAGCAAAAATTTCAGATGCGAAAATTCACTTATTTCACTCAGTTCCAGATGTTTCAAGATTTTCAATGAGTTATAGTTATCATTATGATTTACTGTCTTCATTTGCTAAAAAAGCACTTGAGCGCTCTGAAGAGCAGCTAAAAGAAATTATTGAAAAGATTGATTATCCGTCAGATAAAATCTCTTATAAGGTGGAGTTTGGTTCACCAAGAGATAAAGTTTTATCAGAAGCTGAGGCTATTGATGCTGACCTTATTGTTATCGGCTCACGCAATCCAAGTATTTCAACCCATTTATTAGGTTCAAATGCTTCTGGGATTGTTTCCTATGCGAAGATCTCGGTTCTCGTGGTTCGGTAA
- the phoH gene encoding Phosphate starvation-inducible protein psiH — protein MSRQKAATKARREMKRSSRKDRSGRFDINNVASFAEFTGIEAIGMAKERRDESPILPRNEAQKLYINSIKHKQLIFANGEAGCGKTYISTALAADALIHKDINKIIVTRPVLQAEEDLGFLPGDMSEKFAPYFRPVYDVLVKRLGASFLQYCLRPEIAKVEIAPFAYMRGRTFENAVVILDEAQNVTVTQMKMFLTRLGENVTVIVNGDVTQCDLPEGVSSGLADALQRFSTDEMVSMVNFTIEDCVRSQLCHKALLAYNY, from the coding sequence ATGAGTAGACAGAAAGCTGCAACAAAGGCACGTCGTGAAATGAAACGTTCATCACGCAAAGATCGCTCAGGTCGTTTTGATATCAATAACGTCGCATCATTTGCTGAATTTACTGGCATTGAAGCTATCGGTATGGCAAAAGAACGTCGTGATGAATCCCCTATATTGCCCAGAAATGAAGCTCAAAAACTCTATATTAATTCCATTAAACATAAGCAATTAATTTTTGCGAATGGCGAAGCGGGATGTGGTAAAACCTATATCAGCACTGCACTTGCAGCTGATGCGTTAATTCATAAAGATATCAATAAGATTATTGTGACAAGGCCCGTTCTTCAAGCGGAGGAAGATCTCGGTTTTTTACCGGGTGATATGTCAGAAAAGTTTGCGCCTTACTTTCGTCCTGTCTATGACGTATTGGTGAAAAGGCTCGGCGCATCCTTTTTGCAATATTGTTTGCGCCCCGAAATTGCTAAAGTGGAAATCGCGCCATTTGCTTATATGCGAGGTCGAACATTTGAAAATGCCGTCGTGATATTAGATGAAGCGCAGAATGTCACTGTCACGCAAATGAAAATGTTTTTAACTCGGCTTGGTGAAAATGTGACGGTGATTGTCAATGGTGATGTGACCCAGTGTGATTTGCCTGAAGGTGTGTCCTCAGGGTTAGCCGATGCATTACAACGTTTTAGCACTGATGAAATGGTTTCGATGGTGAATTTTACTATTGAGGACTGTGTGAGATCACAATTGTGCCATAAAGCCTTATTGGCTTATAACTATTAA